A region of the Roseiflexus sp. RS-1 genome:
CGTCTGAAGCTCGACTCGCAAGTTTCATCGCCATTGCGCTTGGCGAAGTGCCGCAGGAACACTGGTTCTATATCGGGCGCAAGATTTCGCCAGCGGTGGCAACCCCGACGTTGCTCGCCTGGAGCGGCACGATGTTCGAGTACCTTATGCCGCTGCTGGTGATGCGCAATTTTCCCGAAACCCTGCTCGACTCGACCTATCGCGGGGCGGTTGAACGTCAGATCGCCTACGCCGCCGGGCGCGGTATTCCGTGGGGCATCTCCGAATCGGCGTTCAATCTGCGCGATTCGCAGATGAACTACCAGTATCGCGCATTCGGCGTGCCAGGGTTGGGATTGCAGAGCGGACTGGCAAACGATCTGGTCGTTGCGCCATATGCGACGCTGCTGGCATTGCAGGTCGCACCCAACGAAGCCATCGCCAACCTCCGTACTCTGATGGAGTACGGCGCATTCGGCGCGTATGGCTTCTACGAGGCGATCGACTTTACGCCCGAACGCCTGCCGCCTGGCGTCAGGCACGCCATCGTTCAAACCTATATGGTGCATCACCAGGGGATGGGACTGCTGGCGCTCGATAATTTGTTGCACGACAACATCATGCAGCGTCGCTTCCATGCCGAGCCAATCGTGCAGGCCACTGAATTGCTGCTCCAGGAGAAGATCCCTGCCGACCGGCCCCTGCCGTTGCCGCAGGAGAGCGCCGTCAGCGAAATCACAACCACACCGGACGTCGCGCTCGAACGTCACTTCACAACGCCGCATACTGCAGCACCATATGCCTACATCCTCTCCAACGGCGTCCTGACCACGATAGTCACCAACGCTGGCGGCGGCGGGAGTCGCTTTACCCTGCCCGAACGCACAACGACCGTTGCGCTTACCCGCTGGCGACCCGACCCGACCCGCGATGCGTCCGGCAGTTTCGTCTATGTGCGCGATGTACGCAGCGGCGTCACCTGGTCGCCGACGTACCAGCCGCTCCGAACACTTGGCGACGATTACCGCGTCACCTGCGGCGCCGGACGGGTCGAGTTCCGCCAGCACTACGCTGGCGTCGACACGCGCCTGGAGATGACCGTATCGCCCGAAGACCACGTCGAGGTGCGGGTTCTGACTCTGGTGAACACGACGGCGCAACCACGCGAACTGGAAATTACCACCTATGCCGAGATTGTGCTTGCGCCCGACGCCGCCGACGCCGCCCATCCGGTCTTCTCGAACCTGTTCGTCGAGACATCGTTCGATCCCACAAGCGAAGCGTTGCTGGCGACACGCCGACCGCGCGCGCCGAACGATGAACGCCTGTGGGTTGCTCAGACGATCGGCGTGCGTGGGCGCGCCCTGGGTGAGCCGGAGTACGAAACCGACCGCATGACTTTCATCGGGCGCGGGCGCGATCCTTCACGTCCACAGGCGCTCGACCGCCCGCTGAACGGTCGCATTGGCGCAGTGCTCGACCCGATCTTCAGCCAGCGACGCCGGGTGCGGATCGTGCCGGGCGGACAGGCGCAGGTCATCATGACGATGGCGGTTGCGGCGACACGCGAGGATGCGATCCGCCTGGCGGATCACTACCGCGATGCTGTCATTGCAATGCGTGCCTTCGATATGGCGCGCATCCAGGCGCAGGTCGAACTGATGCATCTGGGCATCAACGCCGACCAGGCGCACCAGTTCCAGCGCCTGGCATCACTCACTCTCCTCCCCGATCCGGTGCGCCGCGCCGCATCTGAGGCGCTGCTGCGCAACACCAAAGGGCAGCCAGGTCTGTGGGCATACGGCGTCTCCGGTGATTACCCGATTGTTGTCGGGCGCATTGCGCCCACTTCTGATACATCACTGGCGCGCTCGCTGATCCAGGCGCACGAGTACTGGCGCCTGAAGGGGGTGCTCATCGATCTGGTGCTGCTGGTCGAGGATGGCGCCGATTATCGCCAGGAGCGGTATGAGCAGATCATGGCGCTGGTGCGCAGCAGCCGGTCGAGTCGCTGGCTCAACCAGCGTGGCGGGGTCTTCGTGCTGCGCACCGGGATCATGCCTGAAGCCGATCAGATTCTCTTCGAGGCGGTGAGCCGCATCACACTCCACAGTCGGCGTGGCGACCTGTCCTACCATCTGCGCCGTCGCCTGCCCGATAAAGCGCCACCTCCGCCGCCGCTCACGATGCCGCCGTTCGATGACGCTCCGCTGCCTGCAGAGAATCTGATGCTGACCACGGAGTATGGCGGGTTTACCGTTGATGGACGTGAGTTCGTCATCGAGGTTGCACCCGGCAACTCCACGCCATTGCCGTGGGTCAATGTCGTTGCCAACCCACGCGCCGGTTTCATCGTCTCAGAGAGTGGCTGCGGCTACACCTGGGCGGAAAACAGTCGCGAGAACCGTCTGACCCCCTGGTCGAACGATCCGGTCAGCGATCCGCCCGGCGAGGCGATCTACCTGCGCGACGAAGCCAGCGGCGTGATCTGGTCGCCGCTGCCGCGTCCGTGCGCAAGCGGGCGCGTTCGCGTTTACCACGGGATGGGATACTCCCGCTTCCTGCAACAGTCCAATGGCATCGAGAGCGAAACCACCCTCAGCATTGCGCCTGACGATCCGGTGAAAATCATTCGCCTGCGCCTGCGCAACCGCTCCGCTCACGAGCGTCGCCTGAGCGCGACCATGTATGTTGAGTGGGTGCTTGGCGTGCTGCGCGAACAAACGGCGCTCTTCATCGTCACATCGACGGCGCCGGAGCGGAGCGCATTGCTGGCGCGCAACGCCTACAGCCACGATTTCGTCGGTCGGGTTGCATTCCTGGCGTGCAGCGAACCAGAGGTCGCATTCTGTGGCGATCGCGCAGCATTCATCGGGCGCAACGGCGATCTGGCGCGCCCGATTGCGCTGGCGGGCGCACACGATGGCGCCTTCGACAATCGGATCGGCGCAGGTCTTGACCCATGCGGCGTTGTTACAACGACATTCACCCTCAACCCTGGTGAAACACGCGACCTGTTCTTCCTGCTGGGTCAGGGAACAGATGAGGCTGAGGCGCTTACCCTGATTGACCGCTACCGTGATCCTGCCGCTGCGACCGGCGCCATCGAAGAGACCATCGCACGCTGGCGCACCCTGGTCAGCACGCTGCGGGTGCGCACCCCCGACCCGGCGCTCGATGTGTTGCTCAACGGATGGCTGATCTACCAGACCCTCGTCTGCCGTATCTGGGGGCGCTCGGCATTCTACCAGTCGGGCGGCGCCTACGGCTTCCGCGATCAGTTGCAGGATGTGATGGCACTGACCATGATCGAGCCATCGATTGCACGTGACCATATCCTGCGCGCCGCAGCGCGCCAGTTCGTCGAAGGCGATGTGCAACATTGGTGGCACCCGCCGCTCGGTCGCGGCATCCGTACCGCATTCTCCGATGATTACCTGTGGCTGCCCTTCGTTGTGTGTCACTATGTCGAAACGACCGGCGACCGGGCATTGCTCGATGCAGTTGCGCCGTACATCAAAGGGCGACCGCTCGCGGAGGACGAAGCCGAATACTATGATCTCCCCGAGCAGGCGAACGAGGCGGGCAGTATCTACGACCACTGCATTCGCGCGATTGATCGTGCGTTGAGGCGCACAGGCGCGCATGGGCTGCCACTGATGGGATCGGGGGATTGGAATGATGGTATGAACCTGGTAGGACACGGCGGACGCGGCGAGAGCGTGTGGGTCGCCTGGTTTTTGATTGTTATCCTGAACCGCTTCGCTCCGATTGCCGAACAGCGGCGCGACATCGAGCGCGCAGCGCGCTATCGCGCCGAAGCGCGCCGGTTGAGCGAGGCGATTGATCGCCACGCCTGGGATGGCGACTGGTATCTGCGCGCCTTCTACGACGACGGCACGCCGCTCGGCTCGGCGCGTGACGATGAGTGCCGCATCGATTCCCTGAGTCAGTCGTGGGCGGTCATTGCCGGCGCCGCCGATCCGACGCGGGCGCGGCAGGCGATGGAGGCAGTCGACCGCCACCTGGTTGACCGTGACAATGGCATTATCAAACTGTTCACGCCGCCGTTCGACCAGACGCCGCGCAATCCCGGCTATATCAAAGGGTATGTGCCCGGTGTCCGTGAAAACGGCGGGCAGTACACCCACGCTGCAATCTGGGTCGCCTGGGCATGGACAATGCTGGGTGAATACGCGCGCGCGGGTGAACTGCTGCGGATGCTCAATCCAGTTCACCACGCACAATCCCGTGGTCGCGTCTACGCCGTCGAGCCGTATGTCATCGCGGCAGACATCTACAGCGCGCCGCAGCACCTGGGGCGCGGCGGATGGACGTGGTACACCGGCTCGGCGGCATGGTTCTACCGGCTTGGCATCGAGCGTATCCTGGGTATCCAGCGCCACGGCGATCACCTGACTCTGACGCCCTGCCTGCCGCCCGACTGGCCAGGTTATGAGGCGTGGTACCGCTACGGTTCGAGTGAGTGCCATATCGTCGTCGAGCGCGGCAGCGATGGGTATGCGCTGACAATCGACGGCGTTCCTGCGCGCGAACTGACCATCCCGCTGCACGACGACGGGCTGCGGCACGAGGTGCGCCTGTTCCTGCCAGCAACGGAAGTGAGCGCGCCTGGCAGCGATGGCGCAGGCACAATCCAGGAGCGCAGCGCTGCACCGCAATGATGGGGAACGCTACACCATTGCCACATCTGTTACCAATGCATCCGGCAAAACAATCCTGAATGCGAATACTGAAGTTTGACAGTCCTTATCACAGTGCGCTAAGATGCAAACAGAAGCTCACAAACGGCAGTATGCCGGTGCACGACGCACATCGAACGCTTGCGAGAGCGCGAGGCTCAATCACCGGGGAGCGAATGAGCGCCCATGGAACTACGCATGCGATCTGTTGGTCCCTGGCCCATGAACAGTTATGCGCTGGTCTGCCCGACGACCCGCCATAGCGTCCTGATCGATCCAGGGGCAGAGCCAGACGAACTGATAGCAATGCTCGACGGTACAACGCCGGTTGCCATTCTCCTCACCCACACCCATCCAGACCATATAGGCGCACTCGACGAGATGCGCAACCGGCTCGGTGTCCCGGTGTTCGCCCATGCCGGACCGCACGCCAGCGGCGTTGTGCTGCCAGTTGATCGCACACTGGCGCATAGAGAGGTTATCACAGTGGGCGCTTCGACGCTCCGCGCCTGGCATACGCCCGGTCATACCGCAGACATGATCTCCTACCTGGTCGACGGTGCACCAATTGCAATTGTGGGTGATACGCTGTTCGATGGGGGACCGGGGCGCACCTGGTCGGCGGAGGATTTTCGCACCACCCTGACGACGCTGCGCACCATCACGCTGACCTGGAGCGACGCCACGATCTGTTACCCCGGCCATGGTCCTTCCTTCCGCCTGGGAGACCGCCGCGCGGCGATTGAACGCTTTCTGGCGCACGCGCCGGCTGATTTCTTCGGTGATGCTACGTGGGATATGTAAGAGGTTGCTATGCCTGCTTCGGCAAAACTGGTCGCGCGTGCCATGGTCGGGTCGCCAATTGCGCGCCCTTTCGGCGGATGTCTGTTCGTCGGCGGCATGCTGCTGCTCCTTGGCTTTGCGTTTCTGGGGCATCTGGCGCTCTGGGTCCTGGAGCCAGCTGCGCGTATCGGCATCTTCCTGACCGCTGCATTGATCGGTACGGTCGCATCACTGCCGCTCCTGGCGTTGCTGCGCTGGCTGGATCGGCGCGAGCGCGAGTCGCTCTGGCTGGCGATCGGCGCCGTGGTATGGGGGGCGGTGATCAGCACCGGTCTTTCCGCCATTTTCAACGCGCTTGGCTTCGGGTTCGTCGCTGTCAGCCTGGAGATCGTCGGCGGCGTCGATAGCGAACTCATCGGGCAATTGCTCGCTGCTGCGCTGATCGCGCCGCCGGTCGAGGAAGCCTTCAAGGGGCTTGCCGTTCTGGTGCTGTTCTGGTTTCTGCGCGCCGAGTTCGATAATGTGCGCGACGGAATCATCTACGGGGCGCTGGTCGGCATCGGCTTCAACATCGCTGAGTATGCGCTGTACGTGATGCAGGGGTACGCCGAAACCGGCGTTGCTCCGTTCGCTCAGCAGTTTGCCGGGCGTTTCGTCTTTCTGGGATTCAACGGGCATATGCTCTGGAGCGCAATCTGCGGCGCCGGCGTTGGCTTTGCCCGTCAGTCGCGCGAAGGATGCACCCGGCTCGGTGCACCGGTTGCCGGGTACCTGGCGGCAACCTTCGGACACGCGCTCAACAATTCGGTCGGGGTGTTCCTGCTCGGCATTTTCGTGGTGCTTATGGGGTATGATGTCGAGCGCGGACTGGAGAGCATCCCGCCGCTTGCGCTATGGGGAGCGGCAGCGGCAATGAATATCGTGGTGCAGGGTGTGCTGTATATTGCCCTGCTGGTGCTGCTGGCGCTCAGTTCGCGCTGGGAACGTGATGTGATCCGCACCTATCTGGCGGACGAAGTCGGGATCAGCATTACCCCTGAGGAGTATGCCGCGATTGTGAACGACCGCATGTTTGGTGCGCTCGGCAGCCGTGGCATACCCTGGCGTCTCGCGCTGGCGCAGAACGAACTGGCGTTTCGCAAATGGCACGTCGCGCGCGAAGGCGGCAACCCGGCAACCGACTCGCTGGTGGCGGCGTGGCGCCAGGATATTGCAACGCTGCGCGATGAGTGGCTTCGCTCCAGACAAACGAGGTAGGTTATGGCAATCGATACCGATCAGCGTCTTGCGCTGGCAATGACCATTCCAGGCGCACCGGTCTGGCGGTTGAGTCTCGAACAGTACCACCGGATGATCCAGACCGGCATTCTGACCGACGATGATCCTGTCGAGTTTCTCGAAGGGTTGCTGGTGACAAAAATGCCCAAGAATCCGCCGCACAGCCTTGCGACCCATCTGACACGCGACGCGCTTGCGCGGGTTGTGCCAGCGCAGTGGTATGTCGATGCGCAGGAACCATTCACCACCGCCGACAGCGAGCCAGAACCGGATGTCCTGGTAGTCCGCGGCGAGCGCCGTCAGTATCACGACCGCCACCCGCAGGCGCAGGATGTTGCACTGGTTGTGGAGGTGGCTGATACGACGCTCCAGCGTGACCGAACACTGAAGAAGCGGATGTATGCCCGCGCAATGATTCCGGTCTACTGGATCATCAACCTTGTCGAGCGTACGATCGAATGGTACGCGCAGCCTTTCGCGGCTGAAGGGGAAGCCGATTATGCACAGCGTCAGGAAGTCGCTGAAGACGGCACGATCCCGGTTGTGCTCGATGGCGTGGAGGTTGCCTGTCTCCCGGTGCGCGACCTGTTGCCCTGAACATCATTCCACGAAAGTGAGCATTCAATGTCACGTATTGTTTCTCTCGGTCTCGTACAAATGCGAATGACCGACAACCCGCAGCGGAACTTCGCTGTTGCCGTCGAGGGTATCCGTGAAGCGGCAAAACGTGGCGCGCAGATTGTCTGCCTGCCTGAACTGTTTCGGTCACTCTACTTCTGCCAGAGCGAGGATCACCGGCATTTCGCACTGGCGGAACCAATCCCCGGTCCTTCAACCGAGGCGCTGGGCGCACTGGCGCGCGAACTCGGCGTTGTAATCATTGCCAGTCTGTTCGAGAAGCGCGCCGAAGGGTTGTACCACAACACCGCCGCAGTACTCGACGCCGATGGGCGCTATCTGGGCAAGTACCGCAAGATGCACATCCCCGACGATCCGCTCTACTATGAGAAGTTCTATTTCACACCTGGCGATCTGGGGTTCAAAGTGTTCGCCACGCGCTATGCGCGGGTCGGTGTGCTTATCTGCTGGGATCAGTGGTACCCCGAAGCGGCGCGTCTCACCGCACTGCGCGGCGCCGATATTCTCTTCTACCCGACAGCCATCGGCTGGCATCCCGCAGAAAAGGAGAAGTACGGCACGGCGCAGCATGCGAGTTGGGAGATCATCCAGCGTTCTCATGGTATCGCCAACGGGTGCTACGTCGTCAGCGTCAATCGCACCGGTCACGAAGGCGATCCCGATGGCGGCATCGAGTTTTGGGGGCAGAGTTTCGTTTCCGATCCAGGGGGAACAATTCTGGCAAAGGCGGCCGTCGATCAACCGGAGATCCTGGTTGTGCCGATCGATCTGGCACGCATCGACGAGCAACGCACCCACTGGCCCTTCCTGCGCGACCGACGGATCGATGCGTATGGCGAGATCACCCGCCGCTACATTGATGAAGAGTGATAGAGCAGTATGACAACGCCCCAACCAACACCGACGCAACTCGGATACCGCATGCCCGCAGAATGGGCGCCGCACCAGGCCACCTGGCTCTCCTGGCCCCACAACGAGGAGTCATGGCCCGGCAAACTGCATATCATCCTGCCGATCTATGCCCGCATGGTCGCGGCGCTGGCATGCTCCGAAACCGTGCATATCAATGTCAACGATGAAGCAATGGAAGAACAGGCGCGTCGGTTGCTGCACGCAGCCGGGGCGCAGGGCGACATTCGCTTCCACCATGTTCCAACCAACGATGCCTGGTGCCGTGATCACGGTGCGATCTTCGTCGTGCGCGCAGGCGATGATCCCCTGGCTGCAATCAATTGGGAATACAACGCATGGGGCGGCAAATATCCGCCGTACGACCTGGATAACCAGATACCGCAGCGCATGGCGGAGGCGCTGGGCGTGCCCTGTTTCGACGGCGGCATGGTGTTGGAGGGCGGCTCGATCGACGTCAACGGTGAAGGGTTGCTGCTCACCACCGAGGCATGCCTGCTCAACCCCAACCGTAACCCGCATCTGACCCGTGAACAGATCGAGCAGCGCCTGTGCGATTACCTTGGTGTCTCGAACATCCTCTGGCTTGGCGATGGCATCGTGGGTGACGATACCGACGGGCACATCGACGATCTGGCGCGCTTCGTCGCTCCCGATACTGTTGTGACCGTTGTTGAAAGCGATCCCACCGACGAAAACTACGACGCACTCCAGGAGAATCTGCGCCGTCTGAAGCGGATGACCGATCTACGCGGCGGCGCGCTGCGGATCGTCGAACTGCCGATGCCGCCGGCGATTGTGTATGAAGGACGGCGTCTGCCAGCGTCCTACGCCAATTTCTATATCGCCAATCGCGTTGTGCTGCTGCCCACCTTCAACCATCCGAATGACGAACGCGCAGCGGCAATCCTGGCGGAACTGTTTCCAACCCGTGACATCGTGGGTATCGATTGCACCGACATGGTGTGGGGACTTGGCGCCTGGCACTGTCTGACGCAGCAGGTTCCGGCGGTATAGTGCTTACCCGCCACTCGTCAGAGCATACACGCCGAAAGCAGCGGCGCCGCCCGCCAGTGAACTGAGGAAGTTGACCGTATCGTTGTTCATCCAGCGCCAGCCGCGCAGCAGCGGATAGCGCACCCCATCGCGGGAGGCGCGCTTTTCGGTTTCGCCGGTCGGCGACAGGTACATCGCCTGCACCGTCGCCCCCAAAAGACTATCGACCAGGCTTCCGACAACCCCGCCGACGAGTGCGGCTGGCAGCAGCGCAACCAGCCAGACCCCGCGTTCAGCAACCATGAACAGCAGGGTTGTAGCGCCAATCAGGAGTGCGCCGCCAGCCGATGCGCCAATCCCGTACAGCGTCACCCCGCCCGATGTGCCCGGCGCGACGATCCTGCCGGAGGTGATCAGGCGCGGCGGATGCGGACTGAGAACCCCGATTTCGGTTGCCCACGTATCGGCAGTGACCGTCGCCATCACACCGACATACGCCGCTAACAGCATCACCGGCTCACCGGTCAACCCATAGACCAGGGCAAGCGCCGCACCTGCGCCGCCATTGGCAAGCGCCTGCCAGAGATCGCGTCGCCCACCCTTCTCGAACTTCTCACCGGCAATGCGCTGCTTCTGCGCCTGACGAAAATGAGAAAGCGCACTGGACGTCACAAAAAAGACGATCAGTACGCTTCCCCAGGTCCAACCACCAAAACCGAAGGTCGCCGTCCCGGTGATGATGGCGCCCAGCCATCCGCTCCGATCAAGCGAATGGCGTCGGTATGCCACAGCCCCAATGAAGGCGCTCAACACCAATCCGGCAGCAATACGAGGAATATCAACCATAACGACAGATGGCAGGATCGAGACGCCATCCATCATACCACAGGATCAGCGCATTCCCTCGATCCGCCGGGCAATCGCAGTCAAAGCCTGGTCGAGGTCCGGTCCGATCATTGCAGCGACCTGATCTGACGGAACCATTGCCGCGAACGGTCCAAGCATCGGTGCAAGATCGATGGTCAACATCACCCGCAGATCGGTTCCTTTGCCATCCGGCACAAACGACCAGCGCGACTCGACACTGACCGGATGGCGCGAGGTGAAGACTACTTCCTGGTCCTGCTGCCAGAACACATCTCCCTCAGAGCGAATGGTAGCGAACGGACCCATCGCCATATGGGTAGCGACGCGCGCACTGGACTCACCACGCTGCAACACCTCGACTCTCTTCACGCGCGGCAACAACCCCGCCAGAGTCTGCGGATCGGAAAGCGTCGCAAAAACGCGACTCGCGCTCGCTGCAATGTGTCGGCTCCGCTCGACAGTCACCACCAGACTGCCTCTGGTCGCTGCTTCTTTCGTCTTGTTCCATGTCAGATCACCGGGTCGAACCATGCTCATTGTGCGCCTCCATGCGGCGGGCTGCCGCCATCGCCACGAATACGACGAGCGTTGCACGTAGTGAGGTTGCAAAGGGTGTGTATCTGCAACATACCATACATTACGATTCTGTGCAAGTAATGGATGTAACCCGTGCAAAGACCTGGCAAGATGACGAGCAGCAGGTTGCCGACGTCCGTTCAATACGCGAAACGGCGCGCACCGATGCAAGGTATGCTATAATACGCACAGGAACAGCAACAATCCACAACCTGGCATCAGGCAACGGAGAGACCAGAATCATGGCAGAGAAGAAATCGAAAACCGACGTTACGGCGCGCGATAAGAGCGGCAAGCCGACCAACCACAACTGCGCAAACTGCGGAGAGCGCATCATGAATGACCGCGAGATGGTGGTTGTGATGGATGGGCGGCGGCGCAACAAGACGTACCATCATCGCGCATGCTTTCAGAAGTCTATCGCTTGAGCATCGCTTGCTTGTCTGAGTCCGAAGGGGTTGTGTCGGCTCATCCGTCGCGCGCGGGTGAGCCGATCTGTTCTTCTGAACCGCAGGTATGGTCGAGGATCGCACCCAGATCGAATTTCCGCCGCAAGGCGTCACCACAATCGCGTTGTGTGAGCCATTTGGCGTTCTGTGCTGCCGCGCATCCGGTCCCGGCGGTCACCCGTTGCGCGTCCTGATCGACACCGGCACCGACCCGTCGGCCGTTGATGCCCGGCTCGCGCGTCGTCTGGCGCTGCGCACCGGCGGCAGCGGCGTCGGGCATGGCGCTGCCAGCGATACCGTCGCTTTTACCGAGACCATCTTCCCCTGGTTGCGCCTGGGCAACCCGGACGCCCCTGGCAATCAGGCGCTGACCATCCGCGATCTCTACGCTCCGGCTCTCGACCTCAGCAGCCTCCCCTTTGCGGTCGACGTGGTGATCGGCTACAGCGTGCTCCGCCACCTGACCCTGCGGATCGATGTCCGGGCGCGCACGCTGACACTGGCGCATCCCGACCTGGGGTTTCCGCCGGTTGGCGATTCAGGCGCCATCATTCCTGTCTCATTCTTCGAACACTTCCCGGCAATCGGCGATCTGGTCATCGACGGTGTGACGCTTCCCACGGCGGTGATCGACACCGGCTCGAACACTGCTATCACCGTCGGACCAGACCTGGCGATGCGTCTGGGGTTGCATCGGGATGGGACTGATGTGCGGATTGTGCACGGAGAAGGATTTGGCGGCGGCGGAGAAGTCGTGCGTCGTCGTTTCGATCAGGTGCGGTTGGGACCGTTTACGCTGAAGGATGTCGATATCGATGCGCCGCTGACGTGGGCTGGCGATCTGGGGCGACGCTCGCGCGCAACGATCGGGATGCAACTCCTCTCCCGTTTTGCCACTGTTATCATCGATTATGGGAGGGAACAGGCGGCTCTCGAACCCGTCGAGTTAACCTGAGGAAGTATCCTCATCGAAGAGCATCCGCCGCTATGCGCCTTTGCCGGTCATTCCCCGCGTCCCACGCGGCGACCGAAATAATGGAGATTGAGAAATACATCCGGTATGCGCCGCGTGCCGTCGGGCTAATGGAGATTGAAAATTAAATCCGCTATACTGCGCTAGCCGTGGGGCTGAAGCCCTCGGCTAACCAGGGCAAAGCCCGCCTGCGCGGGCTATACCGGATTATTTATTCAAAGACCATAAGCCCTCGGCCAGGCAAGGCGAAGCCCGCCTGCGCGGGCTATGGCGGATTATTTATTCAAAGACCATAAGCCCTCGGCCAGGCAAGGCGAAGCCCGCCT
Encoded here:
- a CDS encoding MBL fold metallo-hydrolase; the encoded protein is MELRMRSVGPWPMNSYALVCPTTRHSVLIDPGAEPDELIAMLDGTTPVAILLTHTHPDHIGALDEMRNRLGVPVFAHAGPHASGVVLPVDRTLAHREVITVGASTLRAWHTPGHTADMISYLVDGAPIAIVGDTLFDGGPGRTWSAEDFRTTLTTLRTITLTWSDATICYPGHGPSFRLGDRRAAIERFLAHAPADFFGDATWDM
- a CDS encoding PrsW family intramembrane metalloprotease, yielding MPASAKLVARAMVGSPIARPFGGCLFVGGMLLLLGFAFLGHLALWVLEPAARIGIFLTAALIGTVASLPLLALLRWLDRRERESLWLAIGAVVWGAVISTGLSAIFNALGFGFVAVSLEIVGGVDSELIGQLLAAALIAPPVEEAFKGLAVLVLFWFLRAEFDNVRDGIIYGALVGIGFNIAEYALYVMQGYAETGVAPFAQQFAGRFVFLGFNGHMLWSAICGAGVGFARQSREGCTRLGAPVAGYLAATFGHALNNSVGVFLLGIFVVLMGYDVERGLESIPPLALWGAAAAMNIVVQGVLYIALLVLLALSSRWERDVIRTYLADEVGISITPEEYAAIVNDRMFGALGSRGIPWRLALAQNELAFRKWHVAREGGNPATDSLVAAWRQDIATLRDEWLRSRQTR
- a CDS encoding GH36-type glycosyl hydrolase domain-containing protein; this encodes MNLATLTSDLSHRFDTLTRTVQQTFSFIRRRQPLSDRPIRGVILTTGQLEERARALAAEHTVVLQPGKARALLASVDRNHRLLRLAYQTLAADAAQRQPLTPAAAWLVDNYHVIVGQIREIRQDLPGGYYHELPKLKGGPHDGKPRVYALALELIEHTDGRIDLEQLTRFVLAYEAGAPLSIGEIWAIPIMLRVGLIQNLGRLARLMIDERRLRLEGAAWAERILAQKHVGSFEGNTAFRQLARMHPQLPLPLAVELIQRLRNQEGEFDIAQLMVWLEQQPSIPYNTAEEIILAEQRRQSANQVSVANTITSMRTMDAVDWPDWFERVSLVEQVLRQDPAGAYGQSTFATRDRYRHELERLSRRSGLSEDAIARRLIHIAARAREEGRPLRETHIGYYLVDEGRFAFEAALGCRLTPGEVVRRAVLRHPEVVYLGAITAGTVAITAAGIRFARPTARSEPSAVPPILTAALSLTAVIPAFALAKELVDRAVTRLIPPRTLPRLDFRHGIPRELRTIVVVPTLLLTPDSIRTQIESLEVLALANQDPHLHFALLTDFADAPQQHMPEDERLLALAVSGIERLNERYSSDRFFLLHRRRVWNERQGCWMGWERKRGKLEEFNRLLAGAHDTTYETFIGDLSILPQIRYVITLDADTQLPRDTARALIGTLAHPLNQAVIDPQTQRVVQGYGILQPRVGIDLPSALRSRFARISSGNVGVDPYTTAVSDVYMDLFGEGIFAGKGIYDPVAMRTALHDRFPENTLLSHDLIEGCYARAALLSDVELLDSYPTTYAAYSARQHRWVRGDWQIAGWLLPRVPRASGSSAPNILPLISRFKIADNLRRSLTPPATLALLVAGWFVLPGRPAVWTLLALGHYLAPLTFAVISLRLMPADWRYLRTHLITTIGSLRWTALQLLLNVAMLPDQAWLNVDAIVRTLWRMGVTHRRMLEWETAAQAQRRLTDSFDYLVRRMAPSAVVALALVVMRIDRLRASWLPALPVVASWVTAPFFARWLDQEYIPRLVAPLSVDDRRMLRRVARATWAYFDRFVVPEQNFLAPDNFQETPRPVVAERTSPTNIGLQLLADLAAVDFGYLGARSLVERVERVFDTIQRMERFRGHLYNWYDTRTLHPLPPLYVSTVDSGNLAGHLLTLRHGLRALIERPAYGPWIIEGLRDILEIIQERLPADARGRTSLVALLQALDATPETLEGYRARLLQAADLAIILARESRVAEWAEALARQVYSLLDDMPHDDVPSAAEDPQFRAAVERLTDMCIVLITEMDFRFLYDERRRLFAIGYNVSEGRRDNSYYDLLASEARLASFIAIALGEVPQEHWFYIGRKISPAVATPTLLAWSGTMFEYLMPLLVMRNFPETLLDSTYRGAVERQIAYAAGRGIPWGISESAFNLRDSQMNYQYRAFGVPGLGLQSGLANDLVVAPYATLLALQVAPNEAIANLRTLMEYGAFGAYGFYEAIDFTPERLPPGVRHAIVQTYMVHHQGMGLLALDNLLHDNIMQRRFHAEPIVQATELLLQEKIPADRPLPLPQESAVSEITTTPDVALERHFTTPHTAAPYAYILSNGVLTTIVTNAGGGGSRFTLPERTTTVALTRWRPDPTRDASGSFVYVRDVRSGVTWSPTYQPLRTLGDDYRVTCGAGRVEFRQHYAGVDTRLEMTVSPEDHVEVRVLTLVNTTAQPRELEITTYAEIVLAPDAADAAHPVFSNLFVETSFDPTSEALLATRRPRAPNDERLWVAQTIGVRGRALGEPEYETDRMTFIGRGRDPSRPQALDRPLNGRIGAVLDPIFSQRRRVRIVPGGQAQVIMTMAVAATREDAIRLADHYRDAVIAMRAFDMARIQAQVELMHLGINADQAHQFQRLASLTLLPDPVRRAASEALLRNTKGQPGLWAYGVSGDYPIVVGRIAPTSDTSLARSLIQAHEYWRLKGVLIDLVLLVEDGADYRQERYEQIMALVRSSRSSRWLNQRGGVFVLRTGIMPEADQILFEAVSRITLHSRRGDLSYHLRRRLPDKAPPPPPLTMPPFDDAPLPAENLMLTTEYGGFTVDGREFVIEVAPGNSTPLPWVNVVANPRAGFIVSESGCGYTWAENSRENRLTPWSNDPVSDPPGEAIYLRDEASGVIWSPLPRPCASGRVRVYHGMGYSRFLQQSNGIESETTLSIAPDDPVKIIRLRLRNRSAHERRLSATMYVEWVLGVLREQTALFIVTSTAPERSALLARNAYSHDFVGRVAFLACSEPEVAFCGDRAAFIGRNGDLARPIALAGAHDGAFDNRIGAGLDPCGVVTTTFTLNPGETRDLFFLLGQGTDEAEALTLIDRYRDPAAATGAIEETIARWRTLVSTLRVRTPDPALDVLLNGWLIYQTLVCRIWGRSAFYQSGGAYGFRDQLQDVMALTMIEPSIARDHILRAAARQFVEGDVQHWWHPPLGRGIRTAFSDDYLWLPFVVCHYVETTGDRALLDAVAPYIKGRPLAEDEAEYYDLPEQANEAGSIYDHCIRAIDRALRRTGAHGLPLMGSGDWNDGMNLVGHGGRGESVWVAWFLIVILNRFAPIAEQRRDIERAARYRAEARRLSEAIDRHAWDGDWYLRAFYDDGTPLGSARDDECRIDSLSQSWAVIAGAADPTRARQAMEAVDRHLVDRDNGIIKLFTPPFDQTPRNPGYIKGYVPGVRENGGQYTHAAIWVAWAWTMLGEYARAGELLRMLNPVHHAQSRGRVYAVEPYVIAADIYSAPQHLGRGGWTWYTGSAAWFYRLGIERILGIQRHGDHLTLTPCLPPDWPGYEAWYRYGSSECHIVVERGSDGYALTIDGVPARELTIPLHDDGLRHEVRLFLPATEVSAPGSDGAGTIQERSAAPQ